In the genome of Nycticebus coucang isolate mNycCou1 chromosome X, mNycCou1.pri, whole genome shotgun sequence, the window GCCCATCTCTTCCAAATCATCGGATGAGAGTGAGGGGGGCTTTAGATCTTTTCGCCGCATGGAATGTTGATGTGTACAGGCAGCTAGAGGTGTGCAgcaaattggtggattgctgtatttgaggtgtaATCCAAAGCCACTAATTCTGCTGTAGAAATTTCCCCTGTGGCATTAGGAGCTGTCGGCCGGCACCTGGCTTCTCCCCCACGGAGGACTGCAGTTCCCAGTTCATGGGGAAACCTAGGTATTTGATGGAAATTTAAGTGAAGTGTGGATTCCTGAGTGGAATTTGGTGACCATAAAGGGGTGCCCTTCCAAGCTGCAGCAGGGTAGGCAGCCTGATATAAAATTAAGGGGAAGGGATCCCTCCTGGATAAAGACACcttttgaaatgaaagaaatggcAGGCACCTTTTCCAAGAACAATAGGTGAGATtgaatagactggaccattcctggtggggaatactGGTGTGAACTGGCAGTTCAGGGTGTGTGGTGAACTGGTGGgttgctggactcaaaagtgagattctgagcCATGGAAACTGAAGCAGCGCAGCTGCTGAGGCAGCAGGAGCTGGCGGCgaccagcccctcccccatggaGGATTGCAGTTCCCCGTTCGTGGAGAATATGGGAGCTGAGTGGAAAGATTGTGAAGCGTGAACTCCTGCACTGAGTTTGGAGGTCAGATAGGGGTGCcgtctggaacagaacagccaAAGTTAGGCAACAGTTAGGAAACAGACATATATTGAAACTTCAGAAATGGCAAAGGACCATTgggtggttactgtggtaacaatgtaaactgtAAATCAGGGATAAGCCTGGGAACcgctcacagtgccacctggtgtccaaacagtatattgaaatataaatatattcctactaaagttgaccccTACGTCATATgtatagttgtatatttttatatatacaagaataatatttttttaattttgtcacatatttaatataaataaaaacaacatataaTCAACATTGTATCACTAGAATTGTGAAGCTCTTCATGAAAACCTTAAAACAATTCCAAAAGAAGCTATTTAACACATAATAGTTGTCATTCAGTTAAGTTCCTACATTTAATTTTCTCACACCCTAATGTATTTCCACAAACCTTTTAAGTCTATGATTTTATAGATACAGTTTTCCATTAGGGAGGATTTTATATGTAACAAAGTTTTTAAGAGGGTTTAATCTGTAAATCAGGTACAATTTAGTCATACCAGCATACAGAGGTATCatcaaaaaagatttttaacattattattttgttttacaaaatgGTGAATTTTAACCAAATTGATACCCCTGCAATTCCATTTGTTTCCTATACTCTTAAATCATGTTTGCCAAGTAATGTAAGTTTGATGTAATTTTGAAAGTCAGTTAGTTGTAAACAAATTCTTATTTGTTAACCAATACACGTCTTCTCCTGTAGCTATACTACCTCTTCCTCCTTAAAAAGTGATCAATGCCACATAAAAAAAGGTAGAGCTTCATCTCAAGTATCTTCAAGTATCAGAGGAACGTAAAATCTATGAGAAGACTGTTTAAAAATATAACGTTTCATCTTGCTTTACTAATTATGGTAGGACAGATGTGAAAAAAAGTTGCTTAGTATTTCTCTGACGCTCTGTGTATGATCCATATTCCAGCTTCTTCAAGTGCAGGACACAACCATGGTACTGTAAGTGAGAAATGAATAACCAATCTTATATAACTCAAAAGGAAGATGGGAGGCACAAAAAAGTAAACGGactttggctttaaaaaaaactaatctTGACCCTGAAATGCCAGATTCAGAAATAACACACGACTAAAGACGACAGCAGCGGGCCACCGCTTCACACAGTGAGAATTCTGAAACAGGGAATAgcttctttcccctcttccctcaaTCTGTTCTATCTTCTTGTTGTTTTTCCGGCTTCTTGGCTGCAGGCAGTTCAAGGCTTGCCCACTGCATAGGCTCAGCTTTTCTCATGGTGATCTCAATCTTTGTGGCAGTCATAGTTACGTAACTTCGCTTTACATCAATCACACCCCATAATTtaacattttgatgaaattccttctctccttcaaaTACAATGTGCACATTTAACGATGTACTATTTGCTTCTACTCGACTAAGGTCAGGAAGTGAATTTTTAGCATATACTGAAATGGTGACTTCACCCCCAGTCTGATGCCAGTCATGCCTACATGGAACAACTTTCTTCCCAGCATCCTTTTTTGTCCACATGTGTTTCCCTGTTGTACAGCCCTCTTGGGCTAAGAATGTATTAAAATCAGAAGTTTTTCTTCTACAACAGCTCCAGTATTTCATCCCCTCATGAAAAATAGGTACTCCAGAATGATAAACACAGACTTCTTCTAGACTTTGTAGACCCTGATATGTCTTTGAACATCCTCCATTTTTACATGAGGTTCCAATCTTAATTTCATCACTATCTTCTTCTTTCTTATCTTCTTCATTCCCTGATGACAGCTTAAGTTTATCAAGTGCTTGTTTTAGGGAAGCAGAtacttttaattccaaatttgtCATTGGTTCATCTGGGCTGGGCCTTTTTATtgcttctactggttttggggctTGAATGATGTGCTCCTGAAATTTAGGTTTCAACTCGGAGAGCTCTTTCTTCTCTGAAGTCTTGACTTCGGGTTTGACAGGCTCCGGGGGCTTCTCACTGCTGTGTCTGCCTTTTGTACAGCCTACAATGcttaagaaatcagaaaaatcagtTGTTCTTCTCTtacagcaagaccaaccctttAATGCATCATGAAAGACCGGAACACCTGGGTGGTATGTGCAAGCATCGTCGGAATTGGTCTCGGGATCGAAGCGCTGGCCGCAGCCCCGGTTGTAGCACAGCAAGGCCATCGTCTGTCTCCGCCGTCGCAGGCCAGACCCCGACCCCAGGAGATGCCACCGGCCGCGCTCACCGTCCCCCGGTCCCCGCGCGGGTCTCTCAGCcccaagaataatatttttgtggttgttgccttttttattcttttcctctcttttttcatccttttcttggagaagttattgttaatttttaaatgtttttttcttttttaacttttttattaatactatatatttttctttctctcttcctcttctttctttcttatggttgctgagagtgcttacataaaatttttagaggttttattttaattttttcaattattttatgattatcattatttttgttgtagttgttttttgtctgtgtgtctatgtgtttatgattgtccatgcatctgtgggcttgtgtatctggaagcttttttatctggttatttgctcatttggtttcaatgtgttttgtgttttgctaaatccttgggttggctactttccctaactccaattttcacattcaacaagaacaaggggaaaTGGGagatgatggctgactggagccagatctcaacagaagctccagtccagagggagagataaaggCCAtgaagaacccaacaaagccaaaggaggggagctgagctgagagatgagatagataattgctcgtcttccCTGTTGAGGTGAGCTTCGCCTCCAAAGAAActaatttcaggtacagatctcatcccaaagaggttctgtggccatcccctcccctaagagagttgcttgcttgctgtgtgatctctacTAATAAGTGATGAACTGAGGCTATCCTTCCCCAACCCACTGGAGGGGActgctggaagttgggactccttctccagagagcccctgctgtgagcACAGGAATTCCCTTGTGtggcaggaagtttgaacaaatattttccttgccaccttgaaccTCCAGtctacccctcccctcccccctggcctggcagtctagaagtccaacccctgCAGAAATCAGACTGTCTGTACTTCTTGGCTAGGACCAGGCATTGCATAGATGGaggcagtacagctgtgctgttatctgtgaatccagtaacggtacagaaagacatagaggaaaaggtgactgacctggcccagaaaaagtgtatctcagcagTGGAAAGAGGTTGGGTTTCTGCATTGTCTCTGGAGGCGCGGAAACTGCTCAGATGCATGAACCCAAgaggagacacctcccacccaacatcagcattaatagagtgatcctgctggggtctaattttgaagagtcatctccccaactctgtggcctgccagagggaaccataCCTCACCCTATAGGAATACCAGAGCTGAAGAACAGcggcaacaaaggtgcagtggctgagggagaaattcatttgctgtctggatatcctcaaatttagattgagctcaggtgaAATTTTCTTCAGCTGCCATTTAGCTCCTaaggcaggcagacctcagcttcctCTGCTGGATGGTGGGAGACTGTGGTAACCAAAAGGAGGAGGCAGTGAccttactttgactctggcaggcacagagccctggcacatttgcttattggacagaactggatcacagagactgggttaaaaGAGTCTGCCTGTGGGGCTAACAGAACCTGGGGTGACCCAGAGTCTGGTGGTTAAGGGTAACCAAGATGGGGAAAAAGGCATCAACCCCCTGGC includes:
- the LOC128578257 gene encoding cysteine and histidine-rich domain-containing protein 1-like — its product is MALLCYNRGCGQRFDPETNSDDACTYHPGVPVFHDALKGWSCCKRRTTDFSDFLSIVGCTKGRHSSEKPPEPVKPEVKTSEKKELSELKPKFQEHIIQAPKPVEAIKRPSPDEPMTNLELKVSASLKQALDKLKLSSGNEEDKKEEDSDEIKIGTSCKNGGCSKTYQGLQSLEEVCVYHSGVPIFHEGMKYWSCCRRKTSDFNTFLAQEGCTTGKHMWTKKDAGKKVVPCRHDWHQTGGEVTISVYAKNSLPDLSRVEANSTSLNVHIVFEGEKEFHQNVKLWGVIDVKRSYVTMTATKIEITMRKAEPMQWASLELPAAKKPEKQQEDRTD